A single Cannabis sativa cultivar Pink pepper isolate KNU-18-1 chromosome 7, ASM2916894v1, whole genome shotgun sequence DNA region contains:
- the LOC133039696 gene encoding uncharacterized protein LOC133039696, whose product MLYGRKCRSPLHWDELGENKLLGPDAVQHTNEAIQKIRARMITAQSRQKSYADMKRRDIEFEVGDHVFLRVTPRKGLSVKRFGKRGKLSPRYVGPFQILDRVGSVAYRIALPPSLSGVHNVFHVSQLRKYVSDPSHVLSYETLGLQEDLSYNERPVKILDQKDRILRNKTIALVKVLWRNSVVEEATWELESDMREQYPELFE is encoded by the coding sequence atgttgtatggaagaaaatgcaggTCTCCACTGCATTGGGATGAGTTGGGAGAGAACAAACTCCTAGGGCCAGATGCAGTTCAGCACACCAACGAAGCTATTCAGAAGATCAGGGCTAGAATGATCACAGCTCAGAGCAGACAGAAATCTTACGCAGACATGAAGCGGAGGGACATTGAGTTCGAAGTGGGTGATCATGTGTTTCTTCGAGTGACACCACGAAAAGGACTCTCAGTGAAGAGATTTGGTAAGAGAGGGAAACTAAGTCCTAGATATGTTGGTCCATTTCAGATATTGGATAGAGTGGGCAGTGTAGCTTATAGAATAGCTTTACCGCCATCATTATCTGGGGTGcacaatgtatttcatgtatctCAACTCCGGAAATATGTGTCAGACCCATCGCATGTTTTGAGCTATGAAACACTGGGTTTGCAGGAAGATTTGTCCTACAATGAACGTCCGGTCAAGATTCTTGATCAAAAAGATAGAATTTTGAGAAATAAGACAATTGCCTTGGTGAAAGTCCTATGGAGGAACAGCGTGGTTGAGGAAGCTACTTGGGAGCTAGAGTCTGATATGCGAGAACAATATCCAGAATTATTTGagtaa